Proteins encoded by one window of Streptomyces sp. NBC_01571:
- a CDS encoding GNAT family N-acetyltransferase: MATDIRLLRGKDLLKHADALHSVYAEAFCAPPWNEDEERAVEFVGRLVDNVRRPGFTAALAFAGAETIGFATAWTTVAPFPTDRCYPQAAAGLGAQRTVEWLCGAREIDELAVRPAAHGTGLAAELLEAVTEDAPEGRSWLLTSIRSPRAVTFYRRQGWTQATHPSPEGKGIVVFLSPRHPARALAAIPL, translated from the coding sequence ATGGCAACTGACATCCGCCTCTTGCGCGGCAAGGACCTGCTGAAGCACGCCGACGCCCTGCACTCCGTATACGCCGAAGCCTTCTGCGCCCCGCCCTGGAACGAGGACGAGGAGCGGGCAGTCGAGTTCGTGGGCCGGCTGGTGGACAACGTCCGCCGCCCCGGCTTCACCGCGGCGCTCGCCTTCGCCGGAGCCGAGACCATCGGCTTCGCCACCGCTTGGACGACCGTGGCCCCCTTCCCCACCGACCGCTGCTACCCGCAGGCCGCCGCCGGACTGGGAGCCCAGCGCACGGTCGAGTGGCTGTGCGGCGCCCGCGAAATCGACGAACTCGCCGTCCGCCCGGCGGCCCACGGCACGGGGCTGGCCGCCGAACTGCTGGAAGCGGTCACCGAGGACGCCCCCGAGGGCCGCTCCTGGCTGCTCACTTCCATCCGCTCCCCGCGCGCCGTCACCTTCTACCGCCGGCAGGGCTGGACCCAGGCCACCCATCCCTCGCCTGAGGGCAAGGGCATCGTGGTCTTCCTCAGCCCCCGCCACCCGGCACGCGCTCTGGCCGCTATTCCTCTCTGA
- a CDS encoding ABC transporter ATP-binding protein — translation MTDRTPVLSVRGLSVRFLMPGGRRIAAVTDAHFDVAAGECLALIGESGCGKSVLASALLGLLPANAQAAGEALLGDLDLLAADERTLARRVRGRLIGLIPQSPAAHLTPVRTVRSQLEEMVGALTGIRGRAAVRAAAEAAAERAAFPASHLDRHPHELSGGLAQRAATALALVGDTPLLLADEPTTGLDRDLVDHTVDELRRHVDTGHRALLVITHDLAAAERIADRVAVMYAGRIVELTDARAFFGAHGPRHPYSRGLLQALPERAFSPIPGMPPELGALPDGCAFAPRCERATDACAVLPSTAGGVACHHPHVPEDIRA, via the coding sequence GTGACCGACCGAACCCCGGTCCTTTCGGTGCGCGGGCTGTCTGTGCGCTTCCTCATGCCGGGTGGGCGGCGGATCGCCGCCGTCACCGACGCGCACTTCGACGTGGCGGCCGGCGAGTGTCTGGCGCTGATCGGCGAGAGCGGCTGCGGCAAGTCGGTCCTCGCCTCCGCCCTGCTCGGCCTGCTCCCCGCCAACGCCCAGGCCGCGGGAGAGGCCCTTCTCGGTGACCTGGATCTGCTCGCCGCCGACGAACGGACACTGGCGCGGAGGGTACGGGGCCGGCTGATCGGGCTCATCCCGCAGAGCCCTGCTGCCCATCTCACCCCCGTGCGCACCGTTCGTTCCCAACTGGAGGAAATGGTCGGGGCGTTGACCGGCATACGCGGGCGGGCTGCCGTACGAGCCGCGGCCGAGGCTGCCGCGGAGCGCGCCGCCTTCCCTGCCAGCCACCTCGACCGCCACCCGCACGAACTCTCCGGCGGCCTGGCCCAGCGGGCCGCCACCGCTCTCGCCCTCGTCGGCGACACGCCTCTGCTGCTGGCCGATGAGCCCACCACCGGCCTCGACCGCGACCTGGTCGACCACACCGTGGACGAACTGCGCCGTCACGTCGACACCGGCCACCGTGCCCTGCTTGTGATCACCCACGACCTGGCCGCCGCCGAGCGCATCGCCGACCGTGTGGCCGTGATGTACGCGGGCCGGATCGTCGAACTCACAGACGCCAGAGCCTTCTTCGGCGCCCATGGCCCCCGCCACCCTTACAGCCGCGGCCTCCTCCAAGCCCTTCCTGAGCGCGCCTTCAGCCCGATCCCGGGCATGCCGCCAGAACTCGGTGCCCTCCCCGACGGCTGCGCCTTCGCGCCCCGCTGCGAGCGGGCCACCGACGCCTGCGCCGTGCTGCCCTCGACGGCCGGCGGCGTCGCCTGCCACCACCCGCACGTGCCGGAGGACATCCGTGCTTGA
- a CDS encoding cytosine permease encodes MSTTESPQAMPDTPMTAADQAVKETLEDYTLRFAPRSYRRWTPMVVATTALGGIAYMADFSIGAGIGLAHGTGNALVAIAVAAVVIFVTGFPLAYYGARYNIDLDLITRGSGFGYYGSVLTSVIFASFTFIFFALEGSIMAQGLKLGLGLPLWLGYLVSTLMVIPLVIYGMKALSKLQVWTTPVWLLLMVGPLVYLISKDPGTVDRFLAYAGTDGDGGVNTASVLLGAGVCLSLIAQIGEQIDYLRFMPPKTEANKRTWWTAVIMAGPGWVVLGALKQAIGVFLAVYILAKVGPDVAPEPIQQFKGAFDAMMPSWLVLPLAVALVVISQIKINVTNAYSGSLAWTNSFTRVTKHYPGRMVFVLVNLGFALALMEANMFSFLNNILGFYSNCAIAWIVTVATDIGINKYALKLSPLQPEFRRGMLHAVNPVGVVAFVAASGLSIAMYFHALGDTLQPYSPVASAVIAFVLTPIMAIVTKGKYYLRRTEDGIDEPLLDTDGNPSAVTLDCHVCRQPYERPDLAACVTHDAVVCSLCLSTDKVGDHVLPATV; translated from the coding sequence ATGAGCACCACCGAGTCACCGCAGGCAATGCCGGACACCCCGATGACCGCAGCCGATCAGGCGGTCAAGGAGACCCTGGAGGACTACACCCTCCGTTTCGCGCCTCGCAGTTACCGCCGCTGGACCCCGATGGTCGTGGCGACCACGGCCCTCGGCGGCATCGCCTACATGGCCGACTTCTCCATCGGCGCCGGTATCGGACTGGCGCACGGCACCGGCAACGCGCTCGTGGCGATCGCCGTGGCCGCCGTCGTCATCTTCGTGACCGGCTTCCCGCTCGCCTACTACGGCGCCCGCTACAACATCGACCTGGACCTGATCACCCGCGGCTCCGGCTTCGGCTACTACGGCTCGGTGCTCACCAGCGTCATCTTCGCCAGCTTCACCTTCATCTTCTTCGCCCTCGAAGGCTCGATCATGGCCCAGGGCCTCAAACTGGGCCTCGGGCTGCCTTTGTGGCTGGGCTACCTGGTCTCCACGCTGATGGTGATCCCCCTGGTGATCTACGGCATGAAGGCGCTCAGCAAGCTCCAGGTGTGGACCACCCCGGTCTGGCTGCTGCTGATGGTCGGCCCGCTGGTCTACCTGATCTCCAAGGACCCCGGCACCGTCGACCGCTTCCTCGCCTACGCCGGCACCGACGGCGACGGCGGCGTCAACACCGCCTCCGTACTGCTCGGCGCGGGCGTGTGTCTCTCGCTCATCGCGCAGATCGGCGAGCAGATCGACTACCTGCGCTTCATGCCGCCCAAGACCGAGGCGAACAAGCGCACCTGGTGGACCGCCGTCATCATGGCCGGCCCCGGCTGGGTGGTCCTCGGCGCGCTCAAGCAGGCCATCGGCGTCTTCCTCGCCGTCTACATCCTCGCCAAGGTCGGCCCGGACGTCGCCCCCGAGCCCATCCAGCAGTTCAAGGGCGCCTTCGACGCGATGATGCCGTCCTGGCTGGTGCTCCCGCTGGCCGTGGCCCTCGTCGTGATCAGCCAGATCAAGATCAACGTGACCAACGCCTACTCCGGCTCGCTCGCCTGGACCAACTCCTTCACCCGCGTCACCAAGCACTACCCCGGCCGCATGGTCTTCGTCCTGGTCAACCTCGGCTTCGCGCTCGCCCTCATGGAAGCCAACATGTTCAGCTTCCTCAACAACATCCTGGGCTTCTACTCGAACTGCGCCATCGCCTGGATCGTCACCGTCGCCACCGACATCGGCATCAACAAGTACGCCCTGAAGCTCTCCCCGCTCCAGCCGGAGTTCCGCCGCGGCATGCTCCACGCCGTCAACCCGGTGGGTGTTGTGGCCTTCGTCGCCGCGTCCGGTCTGTCGATCGCCATGTACTTCCACGCCCTCGGCGACACCCTCCAGCCGTACTCCCCCGTCGCCTCCGCCGTCATCGCCTTCGTCCTCACCCCGATCATGGCGATCGTCACCAAGGGCAAGTACTACCTGCGCCGCACCGAGGACGGCATCGACGAGCCGCTGCTCGACACCGACGGCAACCCCAGCGCGGTCACGCTCGACTGCCACGTCTGCCGTCAGCCCTACGAGCGCCCCGACCTGGCCGCCTGCGTCACCCACGACGCGGTCGTCTGCTCGCTGTGCCTGAGCACGGACAAGGTCGGCGACCACGTCCTGCCCGCTACCGTGTAG
- a CDS encoding HoxN/HupN/NixA family nickel/cobalt transporter, which translates to MTTAPDSASATPGTGRGFSWHRIRTSMTRKEWASLGGMATFILALHVIGWFTLVAIVAPEHYSLGTKTFGIGIGVTAYTLGMRHAFDADHIAAIDNTTRKLMNEGQRPLSVGFWFSLGHSSIVFALAFLLSLGVKELAGPVENDDSELHSVTGWIGTTVSGTFLYVIAIINLMIMVGIWKVFRQMRSGHFDEAALEEQLNNRGFMNRLLGRLMKSITKPWQMYPLGVLFGLGFDTATEIALLVLAGSGAASGLPWYAILCLPILFAAGTSLLDTIDGSFMNFAYGWAFSKPVRKVYYNLTITGLSVAVALIIGTVELLGLIAEKADLHGPFWDWVSGLDLNIIGYVIVGLFFATWAIALLVWKFGRIEEKWTAGLAQPATAEQTAD; encoded by the coding sequence ATGACCACCGCTCCCGATTCCGCTTCTGCCACCCCAGGCACCGGCCGCGGCTTCTCGTGGCACCGCATCCGTACCTCGATGACCCGCAAGGAATGGGCGAGCCTCGGGGGGATGGCCACCTTCATCCTGGCCCTGCACGTCATCGGCTGGTTCACGCTGGTCGCGATCGTCGCGCCCGAGCACTACAGCCTCGGCACCAAGACCTTCGGCATCGGCATCGGGGTCACCGCCTACACCCTGGGCATGCGGCACGCCTTCGACGCCGACCACATCGCCGCCATCGACAACACGACCCGCAAGCTGATGAACGAGGGCCAGCGCCCCCTGTCGGTCGGCTTCTGGTTCTCCCTCGGCCACTCCAGCATCGTCTTCGCCCTCGCCTTCCTGCTCTCCCTCGGCGTCAAGGAACTGGCCGGCCCCGTCGAGAACGACGACTCCGAGCTGCACAGCGTCACCGGCTGGATCGGCACGACCGTCTCGGGCACCTTCCTCTACGTCATCGCGATCATCAACCTGATGATCATGGTGGGGATCTGGAAGGTCTTCCGGCAGATGCGCTCCGGCCACTTCGACGAGGCCGCCCTCGAGGAGCAGCTCAACAACCGCGGCTTCATGAACCGCCTCTTGGGGCGTCTGATGAAGTCGATCACCAAGCCCTGGCAGATGTACCCCCTGGGCGTCCTGTTCGGCCTCGGCTTCGACACGGCGACCGAGATCGCGCTCCTCGTCCTCGCCGGCTCCGGCGCGGCCTCGGGCCTGCCCTGGTACGCGATCCTCTGCCTGCCGATCCTCTTCGCGGCCGGCACGTCGCTGCTGGACACCATCGACGGCTCGTTCATGAACTTCGCCTACGGCTGGGCCTTTTCCAAGCCGGTCCGCAAGGTCTACTACAACCTCACCATCACCGGCCTGTCCGTCGCCGTCGCCCTCATCATCGGCACCGTCGAACTCCTCGGCCTGATCGCCGAGAAGGCGGACCTGCACGGCCCCTTCTGGGACTGGGTCTCCGGCCTCGACCTGAACATCATCGGATACGTCATCGTCGGCCTGTTCTTCGCCACCTGGGCCATCGCCCTGCTGGTGTGGAAGTTCGGCCGGATCGAGGAGAAGTGGACCGCCGGCCTGGCGCAACCGGCGACGGCGGAGCAGACCGCCGATTAG
- a CDS encoding Fur family transcriptional regulator yields MRLQRNGLRCTPGRLRLLTLLSASQRHLSPAEAFEELARSGHAVNPTTVYRTLDALTAVGLTHSVHGPGPARYGITGEPHHHTVCRECGSVAGLSSRHLTEAVDRIEELTGLRPDSEGALLIYGRCTRCST; encoded by the coding sequence GTGCGGCTGCAGCGGAACGGGCTGCGCTGCACGCCGGGCCGACTCCGATTGCTGACGCTGCTGTCCGCTTCCCAGCGCCATCTCTCCCCGGCCGAAGCCTTCGAGGAACTGGCCCGGTCCGGCCACGCCGTGAACCCCACCACCGTCTATCGCACGCTGGACGCCCTGACGGCCGTCGGCCTCACCCACTCGGTCCACGGTCCTGGCCCGGCGCGCTACGGCATCACAGGAGAACCGCACCACCACACCGTGTGCCGCGAGTGCGGCAGCGTCGCGGGACTGTCGAGCCGTCACCTGACCGAGGCAGTGGACAGGATCGAGGAGCTGACGGGTCTGCGGCCAGATTCCGAGGGGGCACTTCTCATCTACGGGCGGTGCACTCGCTGCAGCACGTGA
- a CDS encoding ABC transporter permease, whose translation MTGGSTAEPVWRSYGTSRRSTRTLRVRISAALVGVTVLAVLLVPPLVQLDQQAVDLGAKLLPPSWSHPFGTDDLGRDLLLRCVYGLRVSLLVGVAAAFTATVIGTAVGATAGALGGWADRALMRVVDTVSSVPHLLLGIFIVAMFRPGVWPVVVSVALTHWLSTARIVRAEVLSLRSRPYIDAAVSGGASRWRVAVRHLLPAVLPQAALAAVLMVPHAMWHESALSFLGLGLPTHLASLGNLIQGARGSLLAGQWWPTLFPGLFIIVPTLAIAGLAGAWRELINPRRRSELVL comes from the coding sequence GTGACAGGTGGATCGACGGCCGAGCCCGTCTGGCGGTCGTACGGCACGAGCCGCCGCTCCACCAGAACGCTGCGGGTCCGCATCTCGGCGGCCCTGGTGGGTGTCACCGTCCTCGCCGTACTCCTCGTGCCACCGCTGGTGCAGCTCGACCAGCAGGCGGTCGACCTGGGCGCGAAGCTGCTGCCGCCGAGCTGGTCGCATCCCTTCGGCACCGACGACCTCGGCCGCGACCTCCTCCTGCGCTGTGTCTACGGTCTGCGGGTGTCCCTGCTGGTCGGGGTCGCGGCAGCATTCACAGCGACCGTGATTGGCACGGCCGTCGGGGCGACGGCCGGGGCGCTGGGCGGCTGGGCCGACCGGGCTCTCATGCGAGTCGTCGACACGGTCTCGTCGGTACCGCACCTGCTGCTGGGCATCTTCATCGTGGCGATGTTCCGGCCCGGGGTGTGGCCGGTGGTGGTGTCGGTCGCGCTCACCCACTGGCTGTCGACCGCCCGGATCGTGCGCGCCGAGGTGCTGTCCCTGCGCTCGCGCCCCTACATCGACGCCGCGGTTTCCGGGGGTGCGTCCCGGTGGCGGGTGGCGGTCCGGCATCTGCTGCCCGCGGTGCTGCCGCAGGCCGCGCTGGCCGCCGTGCTGATGGTGCCGCACGCCATGTGGCACGAATCCGCGCTGTCCTTCCTCGGGCTCGGCCTGCCCACCCACCTGGCCAGCCTCGGCAACCTCATCCAGGGCGCGCGGGGCTCGCTGCTCGCTGGGCAGTGGTGGCCGACCCTCTTCCCGGGGCTGTTCATCATCGTGCCCACGCTCGCCATCGCCGGGCTCGCTGGAGCCTGGCGGGAGCTGATCAACCCCCGGCGCCGATCGGAGCTGGTGCTGTGA
- a CDS encoding ABC transporter permease — translation MARLAGRRLLFAAPILLVVTFGVFAIAAASPFDPVKAYAGTAALGADAETLARLRENLGVDQPFTSRWWNWLTAAITGDLGQSSVLRQPVAQIIGERLLWSSLLCAVAFVVAVLTGTVLGVLAARRPGSVLDRAVTSLAYSLEAAPVFWLALLAVWLFALQLGVLPAGGLTDTASEQVTFGQVASHLVLPAGVLAVSQLPWFTLYVRQGVGDALAEDPVRGARARGLSERTVLLDHALRSGLLPVLTLVGSRVPELITGALLVESVFSWPGIAAATVEAATAVDFPLLAALTTLATAAVLLGNLLADLLYGLFDPRVKFSDM, via the coding sequence ATGGCGCGGCTGGCGGGGCGACGGCTGCTGTTCGCCGCCCCGATCCTGCTCGTCGTCACCTTCGGCGTCTTCGCGATCGCCGCCGCCTCCCCCTTCGACCCGGTCAAGGCGTACGCCGGCACGGCCGCGCTCGGAGCCGACGCCGAGACGCTGGCGCGGCTGCGGGAGAACCTGGGCGTGGACCAGCCGTTCACCTCTCGCTGGTGGAACTGGCTGACCGCAGCCATCACGGGTGATCTCGGGCAGTCCAGCGTGCTGCGGCAGCCGGTCGCCCAGATCATCGGCGAACGCCTCCTCTGGTCCAGCCTGTTGTGCGCGGTGGCGTTCGTGGTGGCCGTACTGACGGGCACGGTGCTGGGTGTGCTGGCGGCCCGGCGCCCGGGATCGGTGCTCGACCGTGCCGTGACGTCGCTGGCCTACTCGTTGGAGGCGGCGCCCGTCTTCTGGCTTGCCCTGCTGGCCGTCTGGCTGTTCGCCCTCCAACTCGGCGTCCTCCCGGCCGGCGGCCTCACCGACACCGCGAGCGAGCAGGTCACCTTCGGTCAGGTGGCGAGTCACCTCGTGCTGCCGGCCGGGGTGCTCGCCGTCTCCCAGCTGCCCTGGTTCACCTTGTACGTCCGCCAGGGTGTCGGCGACGCGCTCGCCGAGGACCCCGTACGCGGCGCCCGCGCGCGAGGGTTGAGCGAACGCACTGTCCTGCTCGACCATGCCCTGCGCTCCGGGCTGCTGCCGGTTCTCACCCTGGTCGGCTCGAGGGTGCCCGAACTGATCACCGGCGCGCTGCTGGTGGAGAGCGTCTTCAGCTGGCCCGGCATCGCGGCGGCCACCGTGGAGGCGGCCACCGCCGTCGACTTCCCGCTGCTCGCCGCCCTGACGACTCTGGCCACCGCCGCGGTGCTTCTCGGCAATCTCCTTGCCGACCTGCTCTACGGCCTGTTCGACCCGAGGGTGAAGTTCAGTGACATGTGA
- a CDS encoding NUDIX hydrolase yields the protein MTTTSVPGELPGTVMTDEAYGAMRTAAALWVGTSVLITNPFGQVLVQHVDYRDTCLLAGGAVDKNESPARAAARELVEELGVTATVDRCLAVDWIAADSTGAPAIMRFPGEILHVFDGGTWDDDRIGEIRLPPSEITGIEFVEPARLPDLLSPADARRALSALRARINAGGTVILENGLPLAPTILDRAAVLQTARPTYHYPWHQGPAPHDLAVTQVWAWCFAPDGRVLVLLEPHTGVAILPGGTPEEQDQGDPVATLRREVKEEATARIGCPLLLGHVTDPSVRRGYLRYAAALTNVGPAQPDPATGHTYIRILATPEQAMELFDWGPPAVDQLAVVHWARQQLGVPRAVRQPVTELSGPTAW from the coding sequence ATGACGACCACATCCGTTCCCGGCGAGCTGCCCGGCACCGTCATGACCGACGAGGCGTACGGCGCGATGCGCACCGCGGCCGCCCTGTGGGTCGGCACGTCTGTGCTCATCACCAACCCCTTCGGCCAGGTCCTGGTCCAGCACGTCGACTATCGCGACACCTGTCTCCTGGCCGGCGGCGCCGTTGACAAGAACGAGTCCCCCGCTCGCGCAGCAGCCCGTGAACTGGTCGAGGAGCTCGGAGTCACCGCCACTGTCGACCGCTGCCTGGCCGTCGACTGGATCGCCGCCGACAGCACCGGCGCACCCGCCATCATGCGGTTTCCCGGCGAGATTCTGCACGTCTTCGACGGCGGCACCTGGGACGACGACCGGATCGGCGAAATCCGGTTGCCGCCGAGTGAGATCACCGGGATCGAGTTCGTCGAACCCGCGCGACTGCCCGATCTGCTCTCCCCGGCCGACGCCCGCCGCGCCCTGTCCGCGCTGCGCGCCCGGATCAACGCTGGCGGGACGGTGATCCTTGAGAATGGCCTCCCGCTCGCCCCGACCATTCTCGACCGCGCAGCCGTCCTGCAGACCGCCCGCCCCACCTACCACTATCCCTGGCACCAGGGGCCAGCCCCGCACGACCTCGCAGTCACCCAGGTGTGGGCCTGGTGCTTCGCGCCGGACGGACGCGTCCTCGTCCTTCTCGAACCCCACACCGGAGTCGCCATCCTGCCCGGCGGCACACCCGAGGAACAGGACCAGGGCGACCCCGTAGCCACCCTGCGTCGCGAAGTTAAAGAGGAGGCGACCGCCCGCATTGGTTGCCCGCTGCTCCTGGGACACGTCACCGACCCCTCCGTACGGCGCGGATACCTGCGCTACGCCGCCGCACTCACCAACGTCGGCCCCGCGCAGCCCGATCCAGCCACGGGCCACACCTACATCCGCATCCTGGCCACCCCCGAACAGGCCATGGAACTCTTCGACTGGGGGCCACCGGCCGTTGACCAGCTCGCGGTCGTCCACTGGGCCCGCCAGCAGCTCGGCGTTCCCCGGGCCGTCCGCCAACCTGTCACCGAACTCTCCGGCCCCACTGCCTGGTAG
- a CDS encoding GNAT family N-acetyltransferase codes for MQSTTIKRAVAQDADRPTGLVQDSGAYRGPYASIIPGYRVTADYIARHQVFVAIDEVGRLQGFYALVLESPELDLAFVADDVQGRGVGRLLIEHMLGQARAAGLRGVGVVSHPPAVAFYRRLGAVRVGTVAPAPPKVDWERPDLRFTPA; via the coding sequence ATGCAGTCCACGACGATCAAGCGCGCCGTTGCGCAGGACGCGGACCGCCCCACCGGCCTGGTCCAGGACTCCGGTGCCTACCGGGGACCGTATGCCTCGATCATCCCCGGGTACCGGGTCACCGCCGACTACATCGCCCGTCACCAGGTCTTTGTGGCCATCGATGAGGTCGGACGGCTCCAGGGCTTCTACGCGCTGGTGCTGGAGTCACCGGAGCTGGACCTGGCGTTCGTGGCGGATGACGTCCAGGGAAGGGGTGTCGGCCGGCTCCTCATCGAGCACATGCTCGGACAGGCCAGGGCGGCAGGACTGCGCGGGGTGGGGGTGGTCTCCCATCCGCCGGCCGTGGCGTTCTACCGACGCCTGGGCGCCGTCCGGGTGGGGACGGTTGCTCCCGCACCGCCGAAGGTCGACTGGGAGCGGCCCGATCTGCGGTTCACCCCTGCCTGA
- a CDS encoding ABC transporter ATP-binding protein: MLELQAITAGYDRNRPVVRDATLTLAPGESVGLLGPSGCGKSTLARVAALLHRPDAGTVMLGGEPVRRWRHRAPSVQRTAIGVVFQQPRLSADPRLRLTDVIAEPLRATGRREEIPERAAELAAAVGLTPDLLERRPHEVSDGQLQRACLARALVLRPRWLICDEMTAMLDASTTAALVTAVEEYRTATGAGLLAVGHDQVLLDRWCDRTVHWEKLTAAEAGE, from the coding sequence GTGCTTGAACTGCAGGCCATCACCGCCGGATACGACAGGAATCGCCCCGTCGTCCGCGATGCCACGCTGACCCTTGCCCCCGGTGAGTCCGTCGGCCTGCTGGGCCCCAGCGGCTGCGGCAAGTCCACCCTCGCCCGGGTCGCGGCCCTGTTGCACCGGCCCGACGCCGGCACGGTGATGCTCGGCGGCGAGCCCGTCCGCCGTTGGCGTCACCGAGCCCCGAGCGTCCAGCGCACCGCCATCGGCGTCGTCTTCCAGCAGCCCCGGCTCTCCGCCGATCCCCGGCTGCGGCTCACCGACGTGATCGCCGAGCCCCTGCGCGCCACCGGCCGCCGCGAGGAAATACCCGAGCGCGCGGCCGAGTTGGCCGCAGCCGTCGGCCTCACTCCCGACCTCCTGGAACGCCGGCCCCACGAGGTCAGCGACGGCCAGCTCCAGCGCGCCTGCCTCGCCCGAGCTCTCGTTCTGCGTCCGCGCTGGCTGATCTGCGACGAGATGACCGCGATGCTGGATGCCTCCACCACCGCCGCCCTGGTGACGGCCGTCGAGGAGTACCGCACCGCCACCGGCGCCGGGCTACTCGCCGTCGGCCACGACCAGGTGCTCCTGGACCGCTGGTGCGACCGCACCGTCCACTGGGAGAAACTGACCGCCGCGGAAGCCGGGGAGTAG
- a CDS encoding superoxide dismutase, whose translation MPVYTLPELPYDYSALAPVISPEIIELHHDKHHAAYVKGANDTLEQLAEARDKETWGSINGLEKNLAFHLSGHILHSIYWQNMTGDGGGEPLAADGVGDLADAITESFGSFAGFKGQLTKAAATTQGSGWGVLAYEPVSGRLIVEQVYDHQGNVGQGSTPILVFDAWEHAFYLQYRNQKVDFIDAMWAVVNWQDVARRYAAAKERGDSLLLAP comes from the coding sequence ATGCCGGTGTACACGCTCCCGGAACTTCCCTACGACTACTCGGCGCTTGCCCCGGTCATCAGCCCCGAGATCATCGAGCTGCACCACGACAAGCACCACGCCGCCTACGTCAAGGGCGCCAACGACACGCTGGAGCAGCTGGCGGAGGCGCGGGACAAGGAGACCTGGGGCTCGATCAACGGCCTGGAGAAGAACCTGGCCTTCCACCTCTCCGGCCACATCCTGCACTCGATCTACTGGCAGAACATGACCGGTGACGGCGGAGGTGAGCCCCTGGCCGCCGACGGTGTGGGCGACCTCGCCGACGCGATCACCGAGTCCTTCGGCTCCTTCGCGGGCTTCAAGGGCCAGCTCACCAAGGCCGCGGCGACCACGCAGGGTTCGGGCTGGGGCGTCCTCGCCTACGAGCCGGTCAGCGGGCGGCTGATCGTCGAGCAGGTCTACGACCACCAGGGCAACGTCGGCCAGGGCTCGACCCCCATCCTGGTCTTCGACGCCTGGGAGCACGCCTTCTACCTCCAGTACCGGAACCAGAAGGTCGACTTCATCGATGCCATGTGGGCCGTAGTCAACTGGCAGGACGTGGCCCGGCGTTACGCCGCCGCCAAGGAGCGCGGCGACAGCCTGCTGCTCGCCCCGTGA